One window from the genome of Bacillus weihaiensis encodes:
- a CDS encoding glycosyltransferase: MIRVLFFIHDLSGGGAEKVLVNLVNNIDKTRFKVTLLTMFDSGINKQYLGSDVEYRYVFKRLFRGNQHIQKLFSPEFLYNRMVGNGYDIVISFMQGATTRIISGNKDSNVKKLNWIHNEMTKERLAKSYRSYKEFVDCNKKYDATVFVANTAKVIFERETQLKKNNIVKYNTVETDEILRKSLEEINDIEFDKNRINLITIGNLTEQKGYDRLLRIVKKLKDDSYRFHLYILGDGHLRDKFNDYINQHNLDVVVTLLGYKNNPYKYLRNTDLFVCSSYHEGYSTVVTEALIVGTPVITTLCSGMEEMLGSNNEYGIIVENSEDALYEELVKLINNEELIKYYKNRANERSKYFNTKKTVEEIEKLFIDLYEGQPIFDEVADNE; encoded by the coding sequence ATGATTAGAGTACTATTTTTTATTCATGACTTATCAGGTGGCGGCGCTGAAAAAGTACTTGTCAATTTGGTAAATAACATTGATAAAACAAGATTTAAGGTAACTCTTTTAACTATGTTTGATTCTGGCATTAATAAACAGTATTTAGGTTCGGATGTAGAATATAGGTATGTGTTCAAGAGGCTTTTTCGTGGCAATCAACATATTCAAAAGCTTTTTTCTCCTGAATTTTTGTATAATAGAATGGTTGGAAACGGTTATGATATAGTTATTTCGTTTATGCAAGGGGCGACTACTAGGATAATTAGTGGAAACAAGGACAGTAATGTTAAAAAGTTAAATTGGATTCATAACGAAATGACTAAAGAAAGGTTAGCAAAGTCTTATAGAAGTTATAAAGAATTTGTAGATTGTAATAAAAAATATGATGCGACGGTATTTGTTGCAAATACTGCAAAAGTTATTTTCGAGCGTGAAACTCAATTGAAAAAAAATAATATTGTCAAATATAATACCGTAGAAACTGATGAAATATTGAGGAAATCACTTGAAGAAATTAATGATATTGAATTTGATAAAAATCGAATAAATTTAATTACAATAGGTAATTTAACAGAGCAAAAGGGTTATGATCGCCTACTTAGAATTGTAAAAAAATTAAAAGATGATAGTTATAGATTTCATCTATATATATTAGGAGATGGGCATTTAAGAGACAAATTCAATGATTATATAAATCAACATAACCTAGATGTTGTTGTGACATTATTAGGGTATAAAAATAATCCATATAAGTATTTAAGAAATACAGATTTATTTGTATGCTCTTCATATCATGAAGGGTATAGCACTGTGGTAACTGAAGCATTAATTGTAGGTACACCCGTAATTACTACTCTTTGTTCAGGAATGGAAGAGATGCTTGGTTCTAATAATGAATATGGAATAATTGTTGAGAATAGTGAAGATGCTCTCTATGAGGAGTTAGTAAAACTAATAAATAATGAGGAACTCATAAAATATTATAAGAATAGAGCTAATGAACGCTCTAAATATTTCAATACTAAAAAGACTGTAGAAGAAATAGAAAAATTATTTATTGATTTATATGAAGGCCAACCAATATTTGATGAGGTAGCTGATAATGAATAA
- a CDS encoding transposase: MPRSARTKSSTGIYHIINRGANKQEIFHDDDDKIKFLDILKKYKDKTAMKVYAWCLMGNHVHFLVKEGNEEISLVMKRIGISYANYYNWKYHTNGHLFQNRFKSENVESLEYLLTVTRYIHQNPVKACIVTYPNEWKWSSCLGYYGKSVYPPYLLESGYILQQFSPIKKIAQSRFKEFNEKISNDKCLEDYEITKIRLTDDQARVEIKKCLGSYHIPQIKSLPREQRNKILRKVKQINGLSQRQAARILGISPNLLFKA; this comes from the coding sequence TTGCCTCGTAGCGCTAGAACGAAAAGTAGTACTGGGATCTACCATATCATCAATCGAGGAGCTAATAAGCAGGAAATCTTTCACGATGATGACGATAAAATCAAATTTCTAGATATCTTAAAAAAATATAAAGATAAGACAGCAATGAAAGTCTATGCCTGGTGCTTAATGGGGAATCATGTTCATTTCCTAGTAAAGGAAGGGAATGAGGAAATCTCTCTAGTCATGAAACGAATCGGTATAAGCTACGCAAACTACTATAACTGGAAATATCATACGAATGGTCACCTATTCCAAAACCGCTTTAAAAGTGAAAATGTTGAATCATTAGAATATTTACTAACAGTCACGAGATACATTCATCAAAATCCAGTTAAAGCATGTATTGTTACATATCCTAATGAATGGAAGTGGAGCAGTTGTCTGGGATACTATGGTAAAAGTGTTTATCCACCTTATCTCCTCGAATCGGGCTATATCCTACAGCAATTTTCCCCTATCAAGAAAATAGCCCAATCTAGATTTAAAGAATTTAATGAGAAGATAAGTAATGACAAATGCTTGGAAGATTACGAAATAACAAAGATTAGACTAACAGATGATCAAGCAAGGGTAGAAATAAAAAAGTGTCTCGGAAGCTATCACATTCCGCAAATAAAAAGCTTACCTCGCGAGCAAAGAAATAAAATCTTAAGAAAAGTAAAGCAAATTAACGGACTCTCCCAAAGACAAGCCGCAAGAATTCTGGGGATTTCTCCTAATCTTTTGTTTAAGGCTTAG
- a CDS encoding sigma-70 family RNA polymerase sigma factor gives MSEFFIKIGKEQVCVSEEIYKEYYKMKRRERYLEEDIKVGRIAVDPEAETVDFIPSKEDSINRLMDLGGDFEDDQMIEDILCDKATMLILQEAMAELNEKEQELIQALYYNDQTVREVAEEENISHVAVIKRRNKVLDKLKKYFL, from the coding sequence ATGAGTGAGTTTTTTATCAAAATCGGCAAGGAGCAGGTCTGTGTTAGCGAAGAGATTTACAAAGAGTATTACAAAATGAAAAGAAGAGAGCGGTACCTAGAAGAGGATATTAAAGTTGGACGGATTGCTGTTGACCCTGAAGCAGAAACGGTTGATTTTATCCCAAGCAAAGAAGATTCAATCAATCGTTTGATGGATCTAGGCGGTGACTTTGAAGATGACCAAATGATAGAAGATATTCTTTGTGATAAGGCAACAATGTTGATTTTACAAGAAGCGATGGCCGAACTGAATGAAAAGGAACAAGAGCTTATTCAGGCTCTTTACTATAACGACCAGACGGTGAGAGAGGTGGCAGAAGAAGAAAATATCTCCCATGTAGCTGTTATAAAGCGCCGTAACAAAGTATTGGACAAGCTTAAAAAATATTTTTTGTAA
- a CDS encoding EpsG family protein, with translation MIVYIITTLLVFIFATMASYIKITNNLEINGYYSRNNRFFVLLTSLPLILVGGFRWRVGTDYWQYSINYEYYVNNFWNSLFTFEEPGLKFIAWISSIIYDDYTTMFFIASVITITLFVLTLSKYSKMFVFSILLFIFVGVWHGSFNGVKQYLACAIVFAGHRYIINKNLIKYMIVVITASMFHFSVVLMGLLYFVPRTRLNLKHIFILGLATLAIVSSYGFIFELVENFRKSSLATTPYALREVSIYRVLVAFAPLAIYFVFTKRFKLSSEELFYINLLFINAFVVLATSQSAYLARLALYTNAFTIIALPKLLNMNDKYLKFLLQMIIIILYGIFWYIDVTKSSSLVNYQWIFDKDFNF, from the coding sequence ATGATAGTGTACATTATTACCACTTTGTTGGTTTTTATTTTTGCAACCATGGCTAGTTATATTAAAATTACAAATAACTTAGAGATAAACGGTTATTATAGTAGGAATAACCGTTTTTTCGTTCTTCTGACCTCCTTACCTTTAATCTTAGTTGGCGGATTTAGATGGAGAGTTGGTACAGATTATTGGCAGTATTCAATAAACTATGAATATTATGTAAATAATTTTTGGAACAGTTTATTTACTTTTGAGGAGCCGGGGTTAAAGTTTATAGCTTGGATATCTAGTATTATATACGATGATTATACAACAATGTTTTTTATTGCATCGGTAATAACTATAACTTTATTTGTTTTAACATTGTCAAAATATAGTAAGATGTTTGTTTTTAGTATTTTACTTTTTATCTTTGTTGGAGTTTGGCACGGTTCTTTTAATGGTGTCAAACAATATCTTGCATGCGCCATTGTATTTGCTGGGCATCGTTATATTATTAACAAAAATTTAATTAAATACATGATAGTAGTTATTACGGCTAGTATGTTCCACTTTAGTGTAGTGTTAATGGGGTTGTTATATTTTGTACCACGTACAAGATTAAATTTAAAACACATTTTTATATTAGGTTTAGCTACATTAGCAATAGTATCTTCTTATGGATTTATTTTTGAATTAGTAGAAAACTTCCGAAAAAGTTCTTTGGCAACAACTCCTTATGCACTAAGAGAAGTCAGCATTTATAGAGTATTAGTTGCATTTGCACCATTAGCAATTTACTTTGTTTTCACTAAACGGTTTAAATTATCCTCTGAAGAATTATTTTATATTAATCTATTATTCATTAATGCTTTTGTTGTGTTGGCGACCTCTCAGAGTGCTTATTTAGCGAGGCTTGCATTATATACTAATGCATTTACCATTATAGCTTTACCGAAACTTTTAAACATGAATGATAAGTATTTAAAGTTTCTTTTACAAATGATTATAATAATCCTTTACGGAATATTTTGGTATATCGATGTTACGAAATCATCTAGTTTGGTTAACTACCAATGGATTTTTGATAAGGATTTTAACTTTTAA
- a CDS encoding HNH endonuclease, translating into MKNNYKTQGEQAIVFINRPDGEILEIIIDTEDLEKVKSFPNSWGATKVRGDRWQIKGTYRENKVKINIPLSRFILDVTDSSPVRFINGDQLDHRKSNLTVGYQEVQIVKGNEYTVNGDKAYLKLKRRGGSSLTTQIDAEDLQRVLDKGTWFAEWHSDFENYLVHNVSYYYVEGKKHRKKITLHSFIMGVVNKEPIRHADKDTLNNCKSNLKVYSKEMINDFEEVEDDAVAIILRDKHGKEKARTLIDRDDLERVKANGFTWFYFKGNGDPYAVANTSEGRIYLHRFIMNTPEGMVTDHRNHNTLDNRKSNLMNATISENQQNRQGARKGSKSGIRGVSWDETNQDWIVNVKGTYYGRFKDIEKAKRLAEEKIIEQMPYLNK; encoded by the coding sequence ATGAAAAATAATTATAAAACACAAGGTGAGCAAGCGATTGTCTTTATTAATAGACCGGACGGAGAAATACTAGAAATTATTATTGATACAGAGGATTTAGAGAAAGTGAAGAGCTTTCCTAATTCATGGGGAGCAACAAAGGTACGAGGAGATAGATGGCAAATCAAGGGTACATATCGTGAAAATAAAGTTAAGATAAATATTCCGTTGAGCCGCTTTATTTTAGATGTGACTGATAGCTCGCCAGTAAGATTTATAAATGGTGACCAGCTAGATCATAGAAAAAGCAATTTAACTGTTGGATACCAAGAGGTTCAGATTGTAAAAGGTAATGAGTATACGGTTAACGGTGATAAAGCTTATCTAAAGTTAAAAAGGCGCGGCGGCTCTTCATTAACTACTCAAATTGATGCAGAGGATCTCCAAAGAGTATTAGACAAAGGTACTTGGTTTGCTGAGTGGCATTCTGACTTTGAAAACTATCTGGTTCATAATGTTAGTTATTATTATGTTGAGGGTAAGAAGCACCGGAAGAAAATCACGTTACATTCCTTTATTATGGGAGTGGTTAACAAGGAGCCAATTAGGCATGCAGATAAAGACACTTTGAATAATTGTAAATCAAACTTGAAGGTCTATAGTAAAGAAATGATTAATGATTTTGAAGAGGTAGAAGATGATGCGGTTGCTATTATTCTAAGGGATAAGCATGGCAAAGAAAAAGCTAGAACATTAATTGATAGAGACGACCTGGAGCGGGTAAAAGCCAATGGATTTACATGGTTCTATTTCAAAGGGAATGGGGATCCTTACGCAGTTGCCAATACTTCAGAGGGACGGATTTATCTTCACAGATTTATAATGAACACTCCTGAGGGGATGGTTACAGACCACCGAAATCATAATACGCTTGATAACAGAAAAAGTAATCTGATGAATGCAACTATCAGTGAGAATCAACAAAACAGGCAAGGAGCAAGAAAAGGAAGTAAAAGTGGTATCAGAGGTGTCTCTTGGGACGAAACTAATCAGGATTGGATTGTAAATGTTAAAGGTACATATTATGGAAGGTTTAAGGATATTGAAAAAGCTAAGAGATTAGCAGAAGAAAAAATTATAGAGCAGATGCCGTATCTCAATAAATAA
- a CDS encoding YifB family Mg chelatase-like AAA ATPase: MSSKVTSIGLKGLEGYRVQVEVQVKDGIETMIIVGLPDASVKESKERVSAALHSLGFSLVDMKVTINLSPAEQKKNGPLFDLAIAVAVLKSGNFLKELIPQDSGFIGALSLDGSILPVEGMLAAILAAKKLQLDKLFLPYDPMIPNIEIPGLELVYIETLQDVIDVLRGQQLLTFTRPQKKRVEIQPVLRNFNQIIGHDVAKRALEIAASGEHFVLMDGPPGCGKSLLAETFQSNIPPLSKEGQLEKISLYQIAGASYHDPAQPPFRHPHHSASSVSVIGGGTSPKPGEVSLAHRGILFLGELGEFSKKTLDMLRQPLENKTVTISRVHSTVTYPANFIFIAAMNPCPCGYFGSSDHYCSCTDKQIKTYKNRVSGPILDRFDILLTLKAVNLKGHYVQDIESSNDIKKRVISAREIQYNRYGKEICNGSVPFEQLIQSSPLTSEQQNDLQQVSSKEGLSNRVQIKIIRLARTIADINGEDLISDQDLMEAMALRKLILPSSLSLLGEEKNPFIDKLH, from the coding sequence ATGTCTTCAAAAGTTACGAGCATTGGATTAAAAGGGCTAGAGGGATATCGGGTTCAAGTGGAGGTGCAGGTGAAAGATGGGATTGAAACGATGATTATAGTAGGGTTACCGGATGCGTCGGTAAAGGAGTCGAAGGAACGTGTTTCGGCAGCTCTTCATAGTTTAGGGTTTTCGTTAGTTGATATGAAAGTGACCATTAATTTATCACCAGCAGAACAAAAGAAAAATGGTCCTTTATTCGACCTTGCTATTGCAGTGGCAGTTTTAAAAAGTGGAAACTTTTTAAAAGAGTTGATTCCACAGGATTCAGGCTTTATTGGAGCATTGTCTTTAGATGGATCAATTCTTCCAGTTGAGGGTATGCTTGCAGCGATCCTCGCAGCTAAGAAATTACAACTAGACAAACTTTTTCTCCCATACGACCCTATGATTCCAAATATTGAGATACCAGGGTTAGAGCTTGTATACATTGAAACACTTCAAGATGTTATTGATGTATTACGTGGTCAACAACTCCTCACATTTACTAGACCGCAAAAAAAGAGGGTAGAGATACAACCTGTTTTGCGTAATTTTAATCAGATCATTGGGCATGATGTTGCTAAGCGTGCATTGGAAATTGCCGCAAGTGGGGAGCATTTTGTTTTAATGGATGGTCCACCAGGATGTGGAAAAAGTTTATTAGCCGAAACCTTTCAGTCAAACATACCTCCATTGTCAAAAGAAGGCCAATTGGAGAAGATAAGTCTCTATCAAATTGCGGGTGCATCGTATCACGACCCTGCTCAACCTCCTTTTCGTCACCCTCATCATTCTGCATCATCCGTTTCAGTCATAGGTGGTGGAACCTCTCCGAAACCTGGTGAAGTTTCATTAGCGCATCGTGGCATTCTTTTCCTAGGTGAATTAGGAGAATTTTCTAAAAAAACGTTAGACATGCTACGACAACCCTTAGAAAACAAAACAGTAACCATTAGTCGTGTCCATTCAACAGTAACCTATCCTGCAAACTTCATTTTTATCGCCGCCATGAATCCATGTCCATGTGGTTATTTCGGATCTAGTGATCATTATTGTAGTTGTACAGATAAGCAGATAAAAACGTACAAAAATCGTGTATCTGGTCCTATCTTAGATCGGTTTGATATTCTGCTGACCTTAAAGGCAGTGAATCTGAAAGGGCACTATGTTCAAGATATCGAGTCTTCCAATGATATAAAGAAACGCGTCATCTCAGCAAGGGAAATTCAATATAACCGCTACGGTAAGGAAATTTGTAATGGTTCAGTTCCTTTTGAACAGTTAATACAAAGCAGTCCCTTAACTTCAGAGCAACAAAACGACTTGCAGCAAGTATCTAGTAAAGAAGGTCTTAGCAACCGAGTTCAGATTAAAATCATACGTTTAGCAAGAACAATTGCAGACATCAATGGAGAGGATTTAATATCTGATCAAGATCTCATGGAAGCAATGGCTCTTAGAAAATTAATATTACCTTCATCTTTATCTTTGTTAGGAGAAGAAAAAAATCCTTTTATCGATAAACTTCATTAG
- a CDS encoding glycosyltransferase family 2 protein yields MNKVVSIVVPIYNVERYINRCVDSLLSQTYSNLEIILVNDESPDNCPEICEEYSKIDNRVKVIHKKNGGLSDARNAGMEIANGDYIIFIDSDDYVEQNMVEKALNAAESSNSEVVIWSFFADYVDENENLLKSIISDHKPGVFSRDDFKDLKIEKKLIGNLGYAWNKMYNRHFLNENNFKFTKGLSLVEDIVFNSSVLSICKKIVFIGDPLVHYMQRPRETLGNKFYENYFQIKQNGIRAVESLLKAWGQEDKVISSIVASLGFGALKTTIRSLSVEENISDTQKRKFLNKLFQEPEVKEMIKGLNSLSFKDKVICILVKLKQSIILLNFYKIFQ; encoded by the coding sequence ATGAATAAAGTAGTATCAATAGTAGTTCCAATTTACAATGTCGAGAGGTATATTAATAGATGTGTTGACTCGCTATTGAGCCAAACATATTCTAATTTGGAAATTATTCTTGTAAACGATGAGTCTCCTGATAACTGCCCTGAAATATGTGAAGAATATTCTAAGATAGATAATAGAGTTAAGGTTATTCATAAGAAAAATGGTGGCCTTTCTGATGCAAGAAATGCAGGTATGGAAATAGCAAATGGAGATTATATAATTTTTATTGACAGTGACGATTACGTTGAGCAAAATATGGTAGAAAAAGCTCTTAATGCTGCAGAATCAAGTAATTCTGAAGTAGTAATTTGGAGCTTTTTTGCTGATTATGTAGACGAAAATGAAAATCTATTAAAGTCTATAATAAGTGATCATAAACCTGGTGTATTCAGTAGAGATGATTTCAAAGATTTAAAAATTGAGAAAAAACTAATTGGTAACTTGGGTTATGCGTGGAATAAAATGTATAATCGGCATTTTTTAAATGAGAATAATTTCAAATTTACAAAAGGTCTATCTTTGGTAGAGGATATTGTTTTCAATTCTTCTGTGTTATCTATTTGCAAAAAAATCGTATTTATTGGTGATCCACTAGTTCATTATATGCAACGTCCAAGAGAAACTCTGGGGAATAAATTTTATGAAAATTATTTTCAGATAAAACAAAATGGCATTCGTGCTGTAGAAAGTCTTTTAAAAGCTTGGGGACAGGAGGATAAGGTGATTTCTAGTATCGTTGCCTCTTTGGGTTTTGGTGCATTAAAAACTACAATAAGAAGTTTAAGTGTTGAAGAAAATATTAGTGATACTCAAAAAAGAAAGTTTCTCAACAAACTTTTTCAAGAACCAGAAGTCAAGGAAATGATAAAAGGGCTAAATTCATTGTCTTTCAAAGATAAAGTAATTTGTATTTTAGTTAAATTAAAACAAAGTATTATTTTGCTAAACTTCTATAAAATTTTCCAATGA
- a CDS encoding MATE family efflux transporter has translation MKHNLVYNLGAAFITFFLSAFITFWMTPYIISNLGSEAYGFIPLTQNLISILSVLTVALSSVIARFFTVAITQESYYKAEGYFNTYLITSLVGSVFIFSLIVVAIIYIDKLINVPLNLLNDVRLALLFSGTLVIITFIKSLFLAGPFSQNKLYITKGIEASNAILKALFIIVLLTILTPKIWYVNLGAMIAGLISLFISIYIFKKVIPKISLNTKSFSFKKLKELLSAGAWNSIGQIGVLLFLAIELLVANNVLGATKAGIYAAIIQLPLLLRTIASIIAGVFAPVIIKNYANNNMNGLIIYSNKAVKLNGLLIALPAALMCGMAGAILDVWLGPEFIEYKWLLILNSAYLIFTLSVLPLTHIYTAVNRLRVPGIVTLFLGFLNLILAVYLAGYTVLGLYGIVLAGSIALILKNFLFIPLYSSYITKQQFSIYYKGVLQPIIGALFAVGLCIFLQMYIDITGWGALISTGIIVTLGYLIFSYVLLLNREEKQILINLIRSIVK, from the coding sequence ATGAAACACAATCTCGTATACAACTTAGGTGCTGCTTTTATTACATTTTTTTTATCAGCATTTATTACATTCTGGATGACACCTTATATAATTAGTAATCTAGGTTCGGAAGCTTATGGATTCATTCCTTTAACACAAAATCTAATCAGTATATTATCAGTGTTAACAGTTGCACTTAGTTCTGTTATCGCTAGGTTTTTTACGGTAGCTATTACTCAAGAAAGTTACTATAAAGCTGAAGGTTATTTTAATACTTATCTAATTACTTCTTTAGTTGGATCAGTCTTTATTTTCTCATTAATAGTCGTAGCTATAATCTATATTGATAAATTAATAAATGTACCATTAAACTTATTAAATGATGTAAGGTTGGCTTTATTGTTCAGTGGTACATTAGTCATAATTACTTTCATTAAGTCACTGTTTTTGGCGGGACCATTTTCTCAAAATAAGCTATATATAACTAAAGGAATTGAAGCTTCGAATGCTATATTAAAGGCACTATTTATTATAGTGCTGCTTACCATTTTAACACCTAAAATATGGTATGTGAATCTTGGTGCAATGATTGCGGGATTGATTTCTTTATTTATTAGTATTTATATTTTTAAGAAGGTAATTCCCAAAATCTCTTTAAATACTAAGAGTTTTAGTTTCAAAAAGTTAAAAGAGCTATTAAGTGCAGGGGCTTGGAATTCAATAGGTCAAATAGGAGTATTGTTATTTTTAGCTATTGAGCTTTTAGTAGCAAACAATGTCCTTGGAGCTACTAAAGCAGGTATATACGCAGCAATAATACAATTACCATTATTACTAAGGACTATAGCTAGCATTATTGCAGGTGTATTTGCACCGGTAATTATTAAAAATTATGCGAATAATAATATGAATGGACTTATTATATACTCAAATAAAGCTGTAAAATTAAATGGATTACTTATAGCCTTACCTGCAGCATTAATGTGTGGCATGGCAGGTGCAATTTTAGATGTTTGGTTGGGTCCTGAATTTATAGAGTATAAATGGTTACTAATTTTAAATTCAGCTTATTTAATATTTACATTAAGTGTTCTCCCGTTAACCCATATATACACAGCAGTAAATAGGTTGAGAGTTCCTGGTATTGTAACGCTCTTTTTAGGCTTTCTAAATTTAATCTTGGCTGTTTATTTAGCAGGTTATACAGTATTGGGGCTTTATGGAATTGTACTAGCTGGCTCTATAGCTTTAATTTTAAAGAATTTTTTATTTATTCCTTTGTATAGTTCTTATATTACGAAACAACAATTTTCTATCTATTATAAAGGTGTACTACAACCAATTATAGGTGCGTTATTTGCTGTTGGTTTATGTATTTTTTTACAAATGTATATTGATATAACTGGATGGGGTGCATTAATAAGTACTGGTATTATTGTAACTCTTGGTTATTTAATATTTTCTTACGTACTATTATTAAATAGAGAAGAGAAACAAATACTAATAAACCTAATTAGATCAATAGTGAAATAA
- the galE gene encoding UDP-glucose 4-epimerase GalE — translation MNILVTGGAGYIGSHTCVALLKAGHKVIVADNLYNSTNQALDKIKQISKEELTFYQIDVTNESAVDDIFTNHNIDGVIHFAGLKAVGQSIEIPLTYYYNNIVSTMVLAKACKKYHVNRFVFSSSATVYGDNTVPFVETMNLLPTTNPYGETKAMSERILTDIAKANPEFSVALLRYFNPVGAHESGLIGEAPNGIPNNLMPYVTQVAKGKLEKLRVFGNDYPTMDGTGVRDYIHVVDLAEGHVAALDNLKEGAHVYNLGTGKGTSVLELVKAFEKANGIEVPYEIADRRPGDIASFYADASKAKRELGWTAKRDIIAMCRDAWRFEKKYKDLVESK, via the coding sequence ATGAACATACTAGTAACAGGTGGTGCGGGGTATATAGGGTCTCACACATGTGTTGCTTTGTTAAAAGCGGGACACAAAGTAATAGTTGCTGATAACCTTTACAATAGTACAAATCAAGCATTAGATAAAATAAAGCAAATTTCAAAAGAAGAATTAACTTTTTATCAGATTGATGTGACTAACGAATCAGCTGTAGACGATATTTTTACTAACCATAATATCGATGGAGTAATTCATTTCGCTGGTTTAAAGGCAGTAGGTCAGTCTATAGAAATACCATTAACCTATTATTACAACAATATCGTGAGTACTATGGTTCTCGCTAAAGCCTGTAAGAAATATCATGTGAACCGATTTGTTTTTAGTTCATCAGCAACAGTATACGGAGACAACACCGTACCATTTGTAGAAACAATGAACCTATTACCTACTACAAATCCTTACGGTGAAACAAAAGCGATGAGTGAGAGGATTCTTACCGATATAGCTAAAGCAAATCCAGAATTTTCTGTTGCTCTTCTTCGCTATTTCAATCCAGTTGGTGCCCATGAAAGTGGCTTAATTGGTGAAGCACCCAATGGAATTCCTAATAACCTTATGCCATACGTTACTCAGGTTGCCAAAGGAAAACTGGAGAAGCTGCGAGTGTTTGGTAATGACTATCCAACAATGGATGGTACAGGAGTGAGAGACTATATTCACGTGGTGGATCTAGCAGAAGGGCATGTTGCAGCGTTAGATAATCTCAAGGAAGGTGCCCATGTTTATAATTTGGGAACTGGTAAAGGGACCAGCGTCCTAGAGCTGGTTAAAGCTTTTGAAAAAGCTAATGGTATTGAAGTTCCTTATGAAATAGCAGATCGCAGACCTGGAGATATTGCTTCGTTCTATGCTGATGCTTCCAAGGCTAAGAGAGAACTGGGCTGGACAGCTAAACGTGATATTATTGCCATGTGCCGAGATGCTTGGCGGTTTGAAAAGAAATATAAGGATTTAGTTGAATCCAAATAG
- a CDS encoding polysaccharide pyruvyl transferase family protein produces the protein MENILFLTEKEVIRKKLYLKYCLSNVKSNPFNVDKSKKKIIVALAADYGNLGDVAITYAQTKFLKENFPEYEVIDFPISRTFTDMKALKKICTPNDIITIVGGGNTGDMYDDIEYCRQFIIKQFPENKIISFPQTVDFSETPYGKKAFEKAIKVYKENNELILIAREKKSYEIYKQKFSDKVLFVPDIVLSLDLTEPKLSREGITFCLRKDGEKKLSQDDEIQLINSVKKYGEVKFNDTHISKNNMNIEEREEELQKIWDTFKRSKLVITDRLHGMIFCAITGTPCIALDNSNMKISGVYNAWLKELSYINMLSEFDLKRLKKEISVLLESDIGEIKLLNLGDEFKDILKALT, from the coding sequence ATGGAAAACATTTTATTCCTTACTGAAAAAGAAGTAATTAGAAAGAAATTATATTTAAAATACTGTCTAAGTAATGTGAAATCAAATCCATTTAATGTCGATAAATCAAAAAAGAAGATAATTGTTGCACTGGCTGCAGATTATGGCAATTTGGGGGATGTTGCAATAACATATGCTCAAACAAAATTTTTAAAGGAAAATTTCCCTGAATATGAAGTTATAGATTTTCCAATAAGTAGAACTTTTACTGATATGAAAGCCCTAAAAAAAATATGTACTCCGAATGATATCATAACAATTGTTGGTGGAGGGAATACAGGAGACATGTATGATGATATAGAATATTGCCGTCAATTTATCATTAAACAGTTTCCTGAAAATAAAATAATATCCTTTCCTCAAACAGTAGATTTTTCAGAAACACCATACGGAAAAAAGGCTTTTGAAAAGGCAATTAAAGTTTATAAAGAAAATAATGAATTGATTTTAATTGCGCGAGAAAAAAAGTCTTATGAAATTTATAAACAAAAATTTAGTGATAAAGTACTGTTTGTGCCCGATATTGTTCTTTCACTTGACTTAACAGAACCAAAATTATCTAGAGAAGGAATTACTTTTTGTTTGCGAAAGGATGGCGAAAAAAAGTTATCTCAAGATGATGAAATTCAATTAATTAACAGTGTTAAAAAGTATGGTGAGGTTAAATTTAACGATACTCATATTAGTAAGAATAATATGAATATAGAGGAAAGAGAAGAGGAATTACAGAAGATTTGGGATACTTTTAAAAGATCAAAACTTGTAATTACCGATCGATTGCACGGTATGATATTTTGTGCTATAACGGGAACTCCCTGTATTGCCTTAGATAATTCAAACATGAAAATTTCAGGTGTATATAATGCGTGGCTAAAAGAATTATCTTATATTAATATGTTAAGTGAATTTGATTTAAAAAGATTAAAAAAAGAGATTTCAGTATTGTTGGAATCTGATATTGGGGAAATCAAACTTTTGAATTTAGGAGATGAGTTTAAAGATATTTTAAAGGCTCTGACATAA